The genomic interval ATAGGCAATAAAAACAACCGTAGGCTGGGCTTTCGTTAGTTGTTCGATGAGGAGATCATACGTTGTGGGAGGAGAAATATAACTACGTGCTTCTCCCCAAACGGTATCTCCTGTCCATCCAATATTCCGGAAAGTAAAATTCCGGTTAGGCCATCTGGTCGTGAGAGCTAACTCCAGATAGCCATATGTAAGATCGTTTTCAAACAGGGAATTACCTACAAAGACTACTCTGTCTCCATTGATCGGTTCAAAAACCGTGTTCGATGTTTTGGTACCAAGCTGTGATGCAGGCTGAGCAACTGTAGTATTGAAAAATAAGGTAAGAAACAAAAATATGCTATAACCAAGAACGGTGGCTATCTTCTTCATGCATGGTATTTTTAATATATATTTCGCTTAAATACAGAATGGTAAAAAGCACCTTATCTGGTACGCTTCTAATAAATAAGAAATTTAACAGATTAATTAAATTCATACTGTTTATTGCCCACACATTAAAAGAGATACCAACATTATGCAGTTTAATTTGTCAGCTTGATTCCAGGTATGCTAAGAAAATTATGGTTTGGCCGGTGTAAGTACGATATTTCGGTACTCAATAGGGCCATGATCTCCTTGCAAAAGAAGGGGTCCGGGAGTTCCCTCTTTGCTATCAATAGCTCCCCCGGTAATACCTGGAATCTGCTGATTGCATATAATCATCTTTCCGTTGGCTTCTATAGTTACCATCCTTCCTACTAAAGTAATATCGAAAGACTGCCATTCCCCAGGTTGCTTATTGACCATTTCACTGGGTGTCAAAAATCCATATACTCCGCCAAACAAATGGCTGGACGGTTCAACAGGGATGCTGTCAGCAATTTGCACCTCATAGCGTCCCCGCAGGTAAACCCCACTATTGCTGCCTTTGGGATAGCGGCATTCGATATGAAGCTTAAAGTCAGAAAACACCTGATCGCTCACCAGGTTACTTCCCGACTTAGGGCTGCGTAAAATCCCCTCCACAGCTTGCCATTGATTCTCCCCTTGCGCATGCCAGCCATTGAGATTCTTCCCATTAAAAAGAGTAATAGGTTTATCCCATACAGGGGGTTTTTGCCGCTGTAAGGAGGGAGCGCGGCTAGCTGTCCAGGGAAAACGTTCTCCGTCAGGAGTAGTCATGGTTCCACTCAATTGATTGCCCTGCAAAGTTCCCTCCACCACCAGATCACTTTTTCCTTTTTCCCATTGGGGAGGAATAGAAAAGCGGAATTGTCCATTATTAAATTCAATCTTGGAAATAGGCCTCGCACTACCCGATGAGCCCACAAATCTGCCTGTTAGTGTCTGAACGCCGGAATGCTCCACCTCCAACCAGGCAGGAAGCTCTTTGGCAGGGGTCTTAATAACAATATCCCACCTTCCCAGAATGCCATCTTGCATAGGCTGATGAGAGGCAAAGCTAAAAACTTGAGGTACACAGAGTAATAGAAACAGGTTTATTACCCAGTATAGTAGCATAACGCGTTTTATTGAAAAAGACAATTGATTCATGTATAGTTGCTTTATTATGCGAATGTAAACTATATCTTTTTAATCTCTTGTGAAAATTCTGATGACTTTAATTCAAAATCACTTGTTTAATCTTTTGTTCTATCCATTTTTCTCATAAAATCAAGATAACCATAAACTGTGGCCTTTGGTAATAAAAGTAAGGCGATCTGAGGAAGTAACCAATCCTTGATTTTACTGTGACAGACATTAATTCAAGCTATGTGCTTTAGGGAAGACTTTAGCTTCTGCAAATCTGTTTTAGATGTGTAGGATGCAAAATTTACGAAAACCAAGCCATAACGTTGATTAGCTGTATGGGCATATTGTATGGAGTACAAAATACCGGCGGTTCCAGGTATTAAAAGGAGAAGTATCCATACGCAGAAACGTTTAAATGGCCGCAGTGCAAGA from Rhodocytophaga rosea carries:
- a CDS encoding 3-keto-disaccharide hydrolase, whose product is MLLYWVINLFLLLCVPQVFSFASHQPMQDGILGRWDIVIKTPAKELPAWLEVEHSGVQTLTGRFVGSSGSARPISKIEFNNGQFRFSIPPQWEKGKSDLVVEGTLQGNQLSGTMTTPDGERFPWTASRAPSLQRQKPPVWDKPITLFNGKNLNGWHAQGENQWQAVEGILRSPKSGSNLVSDQVFSDFKLHIECRYPKGSNSGVYLRGRYEVQIADSIPVEPSSHLFGGVYGFLTPSEMVNKQPGEWQSFDITLVGRMVTIEANGKMIICNQQIPGITGGAIDSKEGTPGPLLLQGDHGPIEYRNIVLTPAKP